One part of the Lepeophtheirus salmonis chromosome 14, UVic_Lsal_1.4, whole genome shotgun sequence genome encodes these proteins:
- the LOC121128906 gene encoding uncharacterized protein, whose translation MAGNRRSEALYIERTSHDSRKIQMKDEKNPPETLAILAPFNPAPKIDFGELQLGKTRIRRFRCRNPSNKSISVSIENFPKDDKGFRMDFLGPFSLGPKEDAILSLGWAPSAKGAIREKATLKYAPFKTIIQMTGLCFDPQEEKPRRKVPFSQRTAKKNKDKGSGPTFQPPPHPVETQVGLSPPKVPMGEGNVADVCIRRREMNIEIPSREVLVPLGEGQEEHNSGNTTTTLTSSLQTCDEIKTETFYSSRNHQLGILKEKDVNHADTRRETFTINSTTPQVFSNGEQIPSFKDTFIVPAAPPQQRSTRSVLTEIKNVTSRLEESAINRVTKEEWNKNPSISQQDLLNDIQTDIICSPSRINHLQVHVANRDGYDLDLSSEDKENKPPRVRELFTHTKMSEENTVRENVNKDYESEIIYKEVVCTEEQILEEVIYTEEQIIEEVIYTEERIVEGVEYDFEIQVDGVTPLMDEIPMGYVPSSSKAVLIKGGTFETEEEDNMSQEYSEVDMSLSDKVYSEKDLADVSLMVAQHLQEKEEEQKMGMVNKLEDICISKEQVYLTPSEVNEGLKRFDFREESVYETNLNECKESFLHVTINEHNFMPIPPKVYCSTAVKDKTKADCLPLFSTDKASVLCKDLFAEEKHCSFVYDSHSLPDTVVGPKCQVDNKKSILETDEEECQISSETYTKSPDVSRLNTINEISEENDFDSKCTSKIFFEKSDPLNSASKLNHDEHLRGDGFVVFPHYETSALPSDSAISLTSSKEPKKEEIVHSKTLRNNPRTTTKQHQRISTFHKRSSPSKKESLLKQQSCNARNFKPTFKKNLTLIKMAAATSNKLSHDAASLIRHPNLYSANNIYYDERWIEKQEMGFTKWLNFIITPWNEIFNSTAPEKKIDAAKLWFACSETVGNHRAPTREVMSFRAYTAGKEMNNLRISACRLWQSSKVVNVITRLEIEIEKKRLYVRDDRCLNKDLGMKQGFLSLLLNYNPLWLRIGLETIYGEILHVTGNSDIIGISRFIITRLLSNPAISEEFIHPTVPHLYRPGYQEALKKFTLKKFLQIIYFLDYAKNNKLIKHNPCLFCKDADFKMSRDLLLDFSKKFLAGEGDVTKHLRYFGYDVSHKQSALDEFDFAVVNIPTDLRCGVRLCRVLEIILDKELTSKVRVPAISRLQKVHNVSIALEALKSSPVGLPDEISSKDIVNGHMEKTLNLIWHIIFGLKLKNILSIEKWDKEIVLLRKSLKVHALMNEVAVSGLKFVLRKEAEDIHFETDTTAKYVLMWCRLVCAHYGVEIENLSVSFSDGRALCFLIHHYYPSFLPKEEIMMNTTVSSVSLTNEAMSLDNARRINEDLLRNEKSNFKLFLEKVNGLGGVPILIRSLDMSNTIPDRKVTLTFLAYFAARLLDLSSEINAARIIQIAWRRRKALKEKQLHELQNSAAITIQRRVKLYLKNLLLSKYAAHALTIQRYYRGYTARKRVQYIQDHKKHIAALAIQSWWKMMTTRRQYSIVYKRICFIQSSVRRFIARKRYLRIIRCVRFIQEKWRGSNWTLKVRNEFIEKKTATIKLQRLYRVKLARQNFMNLKKATICIQSNWRTYLAKKQTLKMKHSILLIQTHWRGVRELKQYKRYRSSAIIIQRVFRNYIHYNKCQIEKEYRLKMIIKIQAFIKGKKARFQYEKLKKKTIVIQSLIRRYIARKELKELKIKSMTNKACIIIQSHIRGHLQRKKYKEMRTELRQIVIVQSLVRRFLAKQQFKRRKSQMEKIKSTVVIQSYVRGHLQRRKYKERITELRQIVIVQTLVRRFLAKQEFKRRKIQMEKIKSTIVIQSYVRGHIQRKKYKKLRTEIRKVVIVQSLVRQFLAKQEFKIRNNQMEKIKSTVVIQSYVRGHLQRKKYKKLRTEIRKIVLVQSLVRRFLAKKEFKRRKNQMEKIKSTVVIQSYVRGHIQRKKYKKLRTEIRKVVIVQSLVRQFLAKQEFKRRKNHMEKIKSTIIIQSHVRGHIQRKKYKKLRTEIRKIVLVQSLVRRFLAKQEFKRRKNQMEKIKSTIVIQSYVRGHLQRKKYNKLRTEIRKIVLVQSLVRRFLAKQEFKRRKNQMEKIKSTIVIQSYVRGHFQRRKYKERITELRQIVIVQTLVRRFLAKQEFKRRKNQMEKIKSTVVIQSYVRGHIQRKKYKEIITELRQIVIVQTLVRGFLAKQEFKRRKNQMEKIKSTVVIQSYVRGHIQRKKYKKLRTEIRKVVIVQSLVRQFLAKQEFKRRKNHMEKIKSTIIIQSHVRGHLQRKKYKKLRTEIRKIVLVQSLVRRFLSKQEFKRRKNQMEKIKSTIVIQSYVRGHLQRKKYKKLRTEIRKIVLVQSLVRQFLAKKEFKRRKIQMEKIKSTIVIQSYVRGHLQRRKYKEMITELRQIVIVQTLVRGFLAKQEFKRRKNQMEKIKSTVVIQSYVRGHIQRKKYKKLRTEIRKVVIVQSLVRQFLAKQEFKRRKNQMEKIKSTAVIQSYVRGHLQRKKYKKLRTEIRKIVLVQSLVRRFLAKKEFKRRKNHMEEIKSTIIIQSYVRGHLQRKKYKKIRTELRQIVLVQSLVRRFLAKQEFKRRKIQMEQIKSTIVIQSHVRGHLQRRKYKKLRTEIRKVVIVQSLVRQFLAKQEFKRRKIQMEKIKSTLVIQSYARCHLQRKKYKKLRTEIRKIVLVQSLVRRFLAKQEFKRRRIQIEKIKSTVVIQSYVRGHLHRRKYKEMRTEMRQIVIVQSLVRSFLAKQEFKRRKIQMEKIKSTIVIQSHVRGHLQRRKYKEMRTELRQIIMVQSLVRQFLAKQEFKRRKFQMEKIKSTVVIQSYVRGHLQRRNYKKLRTELRQIVIVQSFVRQFLAKQEFQRRKIQMENIKSRVVIQSYVISYFQRKKYMKLISELRQIVLVQSLVRRFLAKQEFKRRKIQMEKIKSTVVIQSFVRGHLQRRKYKEMRTELRQIVIVQSLVRRFLAKQEFKRQKIQIEKIKSSVVIQSYVRGHLQRRKYRKMRTEIRKVVIVQSLVRQFLAKQEFKRRKVQIEKNKSSIVIQSCVRGYLQKKKFKLMKDEIRMVIKVQSIVRRFLAMKKRQKLVVALDSISFTKQFKFKDDVNSAAICIQQNYRAWIYRKKFKKTIRCVIAIQSLWRGYRTRKSLISNTRLSEVRARLVCVNKEATENNKLCNRVSYVLCHLYNIKSLAVLIKIVNDLDASTRYSEFCCDQMLENGDKKPVIVLLDLILRCNKSVPHIEVISGVLDTLINLVRYERTRLYISGLKETYKTCLETLQRFEKSHVIIFAKVISFLYILTFEKAGVEGIKKQFSKKIKDYLMEYERKKHLLHKSVSKSKNVKGKRRIPHFPEWMGTKEFIRHFEDPICALKALLERLKCS comes from the exons ATGGCTGGAAATAGACGTTCGGAAGCTCTCTATATTGAGAGAACTTCACACGACTCACGTAAGATCCAGATGAAGGATGAGAAGAACCCGCCAGAGACGCTCGCCATTTTGGCTCCATTCAATCCTGCTCCGAAAATAGACTTCGGAGAATTGCAACTCGGTAAAACACGGATTCGGAGATTCAGATGTCGAAATCCATCCAACAAAAGCATCAGCGTCTCCATTGAAAACTTCCCCAAAGATGACAAAGGGTTTAGAATGGATTTCCTGGGCCCATTCTCTTTGGGTCCCAAAGAAGATGCCATTTTGAGTCTGGGTTGGGCCCCTTCCGCCAAAGGAGCCATCAGAGAAAAGGCCACGCTCAAATATGCTCCATTTAAGACGATAATTCAAATGACGGGCTTGTGCTTTGATCCCCAAGAGGAGAAACCACGAAGAAAAGTCCCATTCTCACAGAGAACCGCGAAAAAGAACAAAGACAAAGGCTCCGGGCCCACTTTTCAGCCTCCCCCTCATCCCGTAGAGACACAGGTAGGATTGAGTCCTCCCAAAGTTCCGATGGGAGAAGGGAACGTAGCCGACGTTTGTATTCGAAGAAGAGAGATGAACATTGAAATCCCCTCAAGAGAAGTCCTTGTCCCATTGGGCGAGGGGCAAGAGGAGCACAACTCAGGAAACACGACCACAACTCTGACTTCGAGTCTGCAAACATGTGATGAGATCAAGACTGAAACATTTTACTCCTCAAGGAATCACCAACTGGGCATTCTAAAAGAGAAAGATGTCAATCACGCAGATACACGTCGAGAAACATTTACAATCAACTCCACGACACCTCAAGTATTCTCAAATGGAGAACAAATTCCTTCCTTCAAAGATACTTTTATTGTTCCAGCAGCTCCTCCACAACAACGGAGCACCAGATCGGTTTTGActgaaattaaaaatgtcaCGTCCAGACTTGAGGAATCTGCAATCAATAGAGTCACAAAAGAAGAATGGAATAAGAATCCTTCCATAAGTCAACAGGATCTTTTGAATGACATCCAAACGGACATTATTTGCAGCCCTTCTAGAATTAATCATTTGCAGGTGCACGTTGCTAATAGGGACGGCTATGACTTAGATTTAAGTAGCGAAGATAAAGAGAACAAACCACCTCGAGTACGAGAGTTATTCACTCATACCAAAATGAGCGAAGAAAATACTGTCAGAGAAAATGTGAATAAGGATTATGAATCTGAAATAATATACAAGGAAGTTGTCTGCACAGAAGAGCAAATACTTGAGGAGGTTATATACACGGAAGAACAAATAATCGAAGAAGTTATATACACCGAAGAAAGAATCGTAGAAGGAGTTGAGTACGACTTCGAAATTCAAGTAGATGGTGTTACTCCACTCATGGACGAAATACCTATGGGATATGTGCCGTCTTCATCAAAAGCTGTGCTTATTAAAGGAGGTACATTTGAAACGGAAGAAGAGGATAATATGTCGCAGGAATACTCTGAAGTAGACATGTCCTTATCTGATAAAGTATATAGTGAAAAGGACTTGGCAGATGTATCACTTATGGTTGCTCAGCATTTACAAGAAAAAGAAGAGGAGCAGAAGATGGGTATGGTTAATAAACTCGAAGATATTTGTATCTCCAAGGAACAAGTTTATCTGACACCATCTGAGGTTAATGAAGGACTCAAAAGATTTGACTTTAGAGAAGAGTCAGTGTACGAAACAAATCTCAATGAGTGTAAGGAAAGCTTTCTGCATGTGACAATTAACGAACACAATTTCATGCCCATTCCCCCAAAGGTGTATTGTTCCACCGCAGTCAAAGACAAGACTAAAGCTGATTGCCTCCCCCTTTTCAGTACTGATAAAGCATCTGTACTTTGTAAAGATCTATTTGCTGAGGAGAAACACTGTTCGTTTGTGTATGACAGTCATTCTCTTCCAGATACGGTTGTTGGTCCGAAGTGTCAAGttgacaacaaaaaatcaattttagaaaCTGATGAAGAGGAATGCCAAATTTCCTCCGAAACTTATACAAAATCACCTGATGTCTCAAGACTTAATACCATCAATGAAATTTCAGAGGAAAATGATTTTGATTCCAAATGtacctctaaaatattttttgaaaaatcagatCCCTTGAATAGTGCTTCAAAGTTGAATCATGATGAACATCTTCGAGGTGATGGCTTTGTTGTTTTCCCTCACTATGAAACGTCTGCTCTACCTTCAGACTCTGCCATTTCTTTGACGAGTTCTAAAGagccaaaaaaagaagaaattgtacACTCTAAAACTTTAAGGAATAACCCCAGGACTACTACTAAACAACATCAAAGAATTAGTACATTTCATAAGAGATCTAGTCCTTCGAAAAAGGAATCATTGCTCAAGCAGCAGTCTTGCAATGCGAGAAATTTTAAaccaaccttcaaaaaaaatttaacattgatTAAAATGGCGGCTGCAACGAGTAACAAATTAAGTCATGATGCAGCTTCTCTTATTCGACATCCAAATTTATATTCCgccaataatatttattatgatgagCGCTGGATTGAAAAACAAGAAATGGGTTTCACTAAATGGCTTAACTTTATTATCACGCCCTGGAATGAAATCTTCAACTCAactgcacctgaaaaaaaaatagacgcTGCTAAATTATGGTTTGCTTGCTCTGAGACTGTCGGCAATCATAGGGCTCCAACTCGAGAAGTTATGTCTTTTCGTGCATACACAGCGGGTAAAGAAATGAATAATCTCCGCATTTCAGCATGTCGTCTGTGGCAGTCTTCTAAAGTAGTGAATGTTATTACTAGACTTGAGATTGAAATCGAAAAAAAACGACTCTATGTTCGAGATGATCGTTGCTTAAATAAGGACCTTGGAATGAAACAGGGATTTCTATCTCTTCTCCTTAATTATAATCCTCTTTGGCTACGGATTGGATTAGAAACAATCTACGGGGAGATTCTTCATGTTACGGGAAACTCTGATATAATTGGAATTAGTCGGTTCATCATTACCAGACTTCTGAGCAATCCAGCTATTTCCGAGGAGTTCATTCATCCTACAGTTCCTCATTTGTATAGACCTGGTTATCAAGAGGCCCTGAAGAAATTCACTTTGAAAAagtttcttcaaataatatactttttggatTATGCCaagaacaataaattaattaagcatAATCCATGTTTATTCTGTAAGGATGCTGATTTTAAG atGTCTCGTGATCTCTTGTTGGATTTTTCCAAGAAGTTCTTGGCTGGGGAAGGGGATGTAACCAAGCACTTGCGGTATTTCGGATATGATGTGTCCCATAAGCAGTCGGCGTTGGATGAGTTTGACTTTGCCGTTGTTAATATACCTACAGATCTACGATGTGGTGTTCGATTATG CCGTGTTTTGGAAATCATCCTCGATAAAGAACTCACCTCAAAAGTGCGTGTGCCTGCTATATCAAGACTTCAAAAGGTTCACAATGTCAGCATTGCCTTAGAAGCACTCAAATCAAGTCCAGTTGGTTTACCGGATGAAATAAGCTCAAAGGATATTGTGAATGGACATATGGAAAAGACATTGAACTTGATATGGCATATCATATTTGGATTAAAGCTCAAAAATATACTCTCCATTGAAAAATGGGATAAGGAAATAGTTCTTCTCCGAAAGTCTTTGAAGGTACACGCTCTAATGAATGAAGTAGCTGTTTCTGGCCTCAAATTCGTACTTCGGAAAGAAGCAGAGGATATTCATTTTGAAACTGATACTACAGCCAAATATGTTTTAATGTGGTGTAGATTGGTCTGTGCACACTATGGTGTTGAGATCGAAAATCTGAGCGTGTCCTTTTCAGATGGTCGAGCCTTATGTTTTCTAATACATCACTACTATCCCAGTTTTTTGCCTAAAGAAGAGATAATGATGAACACGACTGTCTCGTCTGTTAGTTTAACTAATGAAGCAATGTCCCTCGACAACGCTCGTAGAATTAATGAAGATCTATTGAGAAATGAAAAGagtaactttaaattatttcttgaaaag GTTAATGGTTTAGGCGGAGTTCCTATTTTAATTAGGTCTCTTGACATGTCAAATACCATTCCAGATCGAAAGGTTACTTTAACTTTTCTTGCCTATTTTGCTGCTCGACTATTAGATTTGTCCAGTGAGATTAACGCCGCCAGAATTATTCAAATTGCGTGGAGAAGAAGGAAAGCACTAAAGGAAAAACAACTCCATGAA ttacaaaacagTGCTGCTATAACGATCCAAAGGAGAGTCAAACTGTATTTAAAGAATTTACTATTATCGAAATACGCGGCACATGCCTTAACTATTCAACGCTATTATAGAGG ATACACTGCTCGAAAGCGTGTTCAATATATCCAAGATCATAAAAAGCACATAGCTGCACTTGCTATTCAGTCATGGTGGAAAATGATGACCACTCGAAGACAGTATTCTATTGTGTATAAGAGAATATGCTTTATACAGTCTTCTGTCAGAAGATTCATTGCAAGAAAACGTTATCTGAGAATAATAAGATGTGTTCGATTTATTCAAGAAAAGTGGAGAGGATCTAATTGGACATTGAAAGTGCGCAAtgaatttatagagaaaaaaaccGCTACAATTAAACTTCAAAGATTATATAGAGTTAAACTCGCAagacaaaattttatgaatttgaaaaaagcaACAATCTGTATTCAATCGAATTGGAGAACTTAtctagcaaaaaaacaaaccctAAAGATGAAACACAGCATACTTTTAATTCAAACTCATTGGCGTGGAGTAAGGGAGCTAAAACAGTATAAAAGATACCGCTCATCTGCCATAATCATTCAAAGAGTTTTTcgtaattatattcattataacaAATGCCAAATTGAGAAGGAATATAGGCTTAAGATGATAATCAAAATTCAGGCCTTTATCAAAGGAAAAAAGGCAAGGTTCCAATAtgaaaagttaaagaaaaaaacgatTGTTATTCAGTCGCTAATTCGAAGATATATAGCAAGGAAGGAAttaaaagagttaaaaataaagtcCATGACGAATAAAGCTTGCATAATTATTCAATCTCACATTAGAGGTCATCTTCAAAGGAAAAAGTACAAAGAAATGAGAACTGAATTAAGGCAAATAGTTATTGTTCAATCGCTGGTTCGTCGGTTTTTAGCGAAACAACAATTCAAAAGGCGAAAAAGTCAAATGGAAAAGATTAAATCGACTGTAGTTATTCAATCTTATGTGAGAGGTCATCTTCAAAGGAGAAAGTACAAAGAAAGGATAACTGAATTAAGGCAAATAGTGATTGTTCAAACACTGGTTCGTCGGTTTTTAGCGAAACAAGAATTCAAAAGAAGAAAGATTCAAATGGAAAAGATTAAATCAACTATTGTTATTCAATCTTATGTGAGAGGTCATATTCAAaggaaaaagtacaaaaaactGAGAACTGAAATAAGGAAAGTAGTTATTGTTCAATCGCTGGTTCGTCAGTTTTTAGCAAAACAAGAATTCAAAATACGTAATAATCAAATGGAAAAGATTAAATCGACTGTAGTTATTCAATCTTATGTGAGAGGTCATCTTCAAaggaaaaagtacaaaaaactGAGAACTGAAATAAGGAAAATAGTTTTGGTTCAATCGCTGGTTCGTCGgtttttagcaaaaaaagaattcaaaagacgAAAGAATCAAATGGAAAAGATTAAATCGACTGTAGTTATTCAATCTTATGTGAGAGGTCATATTCAAaggaaaaagtacaaaaaactGAGAACTGAAATAAGGAAAGTAGTTATTGTTCAATCGCTGGTTCGTCAGTTTTTAGCAAAACAAGAATTCAAAAGACGTAAGAATCACATGGAAAAGATTAAatcaactattattattcaatctcATGTGAGAGGTCATATTCAAaggaaaaagtacaaaaaactGAGAACTGAAATAAGGAAAATAGTTTTGGTTCAATCGCTGGTTCGTCGGTTTTTAGCAAAACAAGAATTCAAAAGACGTAAGAATCAAATGGAAAAGATTAAATCAACTATAGTTATTCAATCTTATGTGAGAGGTCATCTTCAAAGGAAAAAGTACAACAAACTGAGAACTGAAATAAGGAAAATAGTTTTGGTTCAATCGCTGGTTCGTCGGTTTTTAGCAAAACAAGAATTCAAAAGACGTAAGAATCAAATGGAAAAGATTAAATCAACTATAGTTATTCAATCTTATGTGAGAGGTCATTTTCAAAGAAGAAAGTACAAAGAAAGGATAACTGAATTAAGGCAAATAGTGATTGTTCAAACACTAGTTCGTCGGTTTTTAGCAAAACAGGAATTCAAAAGACGAAAGAATCAAATGGAAAAGATTAAATCGACTGTAGTTATTCAATCTTATGTGAGAGGTCATATTCAAAGGAAAAAGTACAAAGAAATTATAACTGAATTAAGGCAAATAGTGATTGTTCAAACACTGGTTCGTGGGTTTTTAGCGAAACAAGAATTCAAAAGACGAAAGAATCAAATGGAAAAGATTAAATCGACTGTAGTTATTCAATCTTATGTGAGAGGTCATATTCAAaggaaaaagtacaaaaaactGAGAACTGAAATAAGGAAAGTAGTTATTGTTCAATCGCTGGTTCGTCAGTTTTTAGCAAAACAAGAATTCAAAAGACGTAAGAATCATATGGAAAAGATTAAatcaactattattattcaatctcATGTGAGAGGTCATCTTCAAaggaaaaagtacaaaaaactGAGAACTGAAATAAGGAAAATAGTTTTGGTTCAATCGCTGGTTCGTCGGTTTTTATCAAAACAAGAATTCAAAAGACGTAAGAATCAAATGGAAAAGATTAAATCAACTATAGTTATTCAATCTTATGTGAGAGGTCATCTTCAAaggaaaaagtacaaaaaactaAGAACTGAAATAAGGAAAATAGTTTTGGTTCAATCGCTGGTTCGTCAgtttttagcaaaaaaagaattcaaaagaagaaaaattcaaatggaAAAGATTAAATCAACTATAGTTATTCAATCTTATGTGAGAGGTCATCTTCAAAGAAGAAAGTACAAAGAAATGATAACTGAATTAAGGCAAATAGTGATTGTTCAAACACTGGTTCGTGGGTTTTTAGCGAAACAAGAATTCAAAAGACGAAAGAATCAAATGGAAAAGATTAAATCGACTGTAGTTATTCAATCTTATGTGAGAGGTCATATTCAAaggaaaaagtacaaaaaactGAGAACTGAAATAAGGAAAGTAGTTATTGTTCAATCGTTGGTTCGTCAGTTTTTAGCAAAACAAGAATTCAAAAGACGTAAGAATCAAATGGAAAAGATTAAATCGACTGCAGTTATTCAATCTTATGTGAGAGGTCATCTTCAAaggaaaaagtacaaaaaactaAGAACTGAAATAAGGAAAATAGTTTTGGTTCAATCGCTGGTTCGTCGgtttttagcaaaaaaagaattcaaaagacgTAAGAATCACATGGAAGAGATTAAatcaactattattattcaatcttatGTGAGAGGTCATCTTCAAaggaaaaagtacaaaaaaataagaactgaATTAAGGCAAATAGTTTTGGTTCAATCGCTGGTTCGTCGGTTTTTAGCAAAACAAGAATTCAAAAGACGAAAGATTCAAATGGAACAGATTAAATCAACTATAGTTATTCAATCTCATGTGAGAGGTCATCTTCAAAGGAGAAAGTACAAAAAACTGAGAACTGAAATAAGGAAAGTAGTTATTGTTCAATCGCTGGTTCGTCAGTTTTTAGCAAAACAAGAATTCAAAAGACGAAAAATTCAAATGGAAAAGATTAAATCAACTTTAGTTATTCAATCTTATGCCAGATGTCATCTTCAAaggaaaaagtacaaaaaactGAGAACTGAAATAAGGAAAATAGTTTTGGTTCAATCGCTGGTTCGTCGGTTCTTAGCAAAACAGGAATTCAAAAGACGTAGGATTCAAATAGAAAAGATTAAATCAACTGTAGTTATTCAATCTTATGTGAGAGGTCATCTTCATAGAAGAAAGTACAAGGAAATGAGAACTGAAATGAGGCAAATAGTTATTGTTCAATCGCTGGTTCGTAGTTTTTTAGCAAAACAAGAATTCAAAAGACGAAAGATTCAAATGGAAAAGATTAAATCAACTATAGTTATTCAATCTCATGTGAGAGGTCATCTTCAAAGGAGAAAGTACAAGGAAATGAGAACTGAATTAAGGCAAATAATTATGGTTCAATCACTTGTTCGTCAGTTTTTAGCGAAACAAGAATTCAAAAGACGAAAGTTTCAAATGGAAAAGATTAAATCGACAGTAGTTATTCAATCTTATGTCAGAGGTCATCTTCAaagaagaaattacaaaaaactgaGAACTGAATTAAGGCAAATAGTTATTGTTCAATCATTTGTTCGTCAGTTTTTAGCAAAACAGGAATTCCAAAGACGAAAGattcaaatggaaaatattaaatcaagGGTAGTTATTCAATCTTATGTTATTAGTTACTTTCAAAGGAAAAAGTATATGAAACTCATAAGTGAATTAAGACAAATAGTTTTGGTTCAATCACTGGTTCGTCGGTTTTTAGCGAAACAAGAATTCAAAAGACGCAAAATTCAAATGGAAAAGATTAAATCGACTGTAGTTATTCAATCTTTTGTGAGAGGCCATCTTCAAAGGAGAAAGTACAAAGAAATGAGAACTGAATTAAGGCAAATAGTTATTGTTCAATCACTGGTTCGTCGGTTTTTAGCAAAACAAGAATTCAAAAGACAAAAGATTCAAATTGAAAAGATTAAATCTAGTGTAGTTATTCAATCTTATGTGAGAGGTCATCTTCAAAGAAGAAAGTACAGAAAAATGAGAACTGAAATAAGGAAAGTAGTTATTGTTCAATCGCTGGTTCGTCAGTTTTTAGCAAAACAAGAATTCAAAAGACGAAAGGttcaaatcgaaaaaaataaatcaagcaTAGTTATTCAATCATGTGTGAGAggttatttacaaaagaaaaagttcaaattgaTGAAAGATGAAATAAGAATGGTCATTAAGGTTCAGTCTATTGTACGTCGTTTTTTAGCAatgaagaaaagacaaaaattagTCGTCGCCCTGGATTCTATTAGTTTCACAAAACAGTTTAAATTTAAGGATGATGTTAATTCTGCTGCTATTTGTATTCAACAAAACTATCGGGCATGGATTTACAGAAAGAAGTTTAAGAAAACAATTCGTTGCGTTATTGCGATACAG tcGTTGTGGAGGGGCTATCGTACTCGAAAAAGTCTTATTAGTAATACTCGACTGAGTGAAGTTCGAGCTCGCTTGGTTTGTGTCAATAAGGAAGCCACGGAGAACAATAAGCTATGCAACCGCGTCTCTTATGTTTTATGTCATCTCTACAACATAAAGAGCCTGGCTGTTCTCATAAAAATAGTCAATGACTTAG ATGCTTCCACGCGTTACTCCGAATTTTGTTGTGATCAAATGTTAGAAAATGGGGATAAAAAGCCCGTTATTGTTTTACTGGATTTGATATTACGGTGTAATAAATCAGTTCCTCATATTGAAGTTATATCTGGTGTTCTTGATACTTTGATTAACTTGGTTCGTTATGAAAGAACGAGACTTTACATTTCAGGTCTAAAAGAGACGTACAAGACATGTCTTGAAACACTTCAAAGATTTGAAAAGAGTCATGTCATCATATTTGCTAAAGTGATTTCGTTTTTGTATATTCTAACTTTCGAGAAAGCAGGAGTAGAG ggaatcaaaaaacaatttagcaagaaaataaaagattatctGATGGAATACGAACGCAAGAAACATCTTCTGCACAAGAGTGTGTCCAAGTCAAAAAACGTTAAAGGGAAAAGAAGAATTCCTCACTTTCCAGAGTGGATGGGTACTAAGGAGTTCATAAGACATTTTGAAGATCCAATTTGCGCTCTGAAGGCACTTCTGGAACGATTAAAATGTAGTTAG